Within the Thermoanaerobaculia bacterium genome, the region ACGCGCGCCGATCGCGCCTCCCGATCCCCTTCCCGGTTCTCCCGAGCTCCCGCGCGAACGCGTCGTGCGCCTCGCGGTCGCGAAGGCAGAAGAGAATCCGCTCCGGTTCGGGGTGCTCGGCGGCGAACGAACGGGCGGCGTCGACGAGGATCGCGGCGGCGCGCTCCATCGGGAAACCGAACACTCCCGTGGACAGGGCGGGGACCGCGACCGAATGCGCGCCGATTTCCCGCGCGCGTCCGAGCGCCGCGCGGCACGCCGACCCGAGGAGCGCTTCCGCGTCGTTATCGGTCCCGTGCGGACCGACGGCATGGATCACCCAGCGCGCCGGCAGGTCCCCGGCGCCGGTTGCGACCGCGTCGCCGACGGGGCAATGGCCGATCGCGTCGCACTCGCGCTGGATGGAGGGGCCCCCGCGGGCGCGGATCGCGCCGGCGACGCCGGAACCGAGCTGCAGCGCGGAGTTGGCGGCGTTGACGACGGCCTCAACGTCGAGCGCGGTGATGTCGCCGACGACGAGCGAGATGCGATCCGTCATCGCTCGCCCAGTGTAGCTCGCCGGAGGCCCGATCCTCAGGCCCCCGCGGGAGGCGCGGACGGGGACGGGACCGGTGGAGAGGCCGGGACCGGTTTGCGCTTTCGCTCCCGGAACGTCTCCACCATGACGTACAGGATCGGGATGAACAGGAGGTTCAACGTCGTCGCGAAGATCATGCCGCCGAAGACGGTCGTCCCGATCGAGTGGCGGCTCGCGCGGCCGGCGCCCGTCGCGAAGACGAGAGGAAGGACGCCGAGGATGAACGCGAAGGACGTCATCAGGATCGGCCGGAGGCGGATCCGCGCCGCCTCGATCGCCGCCTCGGCGATCGTCATCCCTTTGGCGCGGAGCTGCTCGGCGAACTCGACGATCAGAATCGCGTTCTTCGAGGCGAGCCCGATCAGCATCACGAGACCGATCTGGCAGTACACGTCGTTCTGCAGCCCGCGCACGGCCTGCGCCAGGAGCGCGCCGAGGATCGCGAGCGGCACCGCGAGCAGGATGATGAAGGGCAGCATGAAGCTCTCGTACTGCGCGGCGAGGGTGAGGTAGACGAAAAGGATCCCGAGGCCGAAGAGGATCAACGATTTCCCGCCCGACTCGAGCTCCTCGAGCGAGAGTCCCGACCACGCGTAACCGATCCCCGCGGGAAGCACGCGGCGCGCGAGCGCCTCCATCTCCGCGAGCGCCTGTCCGGAGCTGTAGCCCGGCGCCGGCGAGCCGTTGATCTCGGCGGAGCGAAACAGGTCGAAGTGGCTGATCACCTGGGGCGCGGTGCTCTCCTTCATCGTGATCAGGCTCTCGAGCGGGATCATCTTGCCGGACGCGGAACGCACCTCGTACGCGCGGATGTCGCGCGGCTGGCTGCGGAAGCGGCGGTCGGCCTGGA harbors:
- a CDS encoding macro domain-containing protein; the protein is MTDRISLVVGDITALDVEAVVNAANSALQLGSGVAGAIRARGGPSIQRECDAIGHCPVGDAVATGAGDLPARWVIHAVGPHGTDNDAEALLGSACRAALGRAREIGAHSVAVPALSTGVFGFPMERAAAILVDAARSFAAEHPEPERILFCLRDREAHDAFARELGRTGKGIGRRDRRA
- a CDS encoding efflux RND transporter permease subunit, translated to AFVPDEDQGYFIVAVQAPAGASLDYTGGIASRVSATLMREPEIQGVFAVAGFSFSGTAPNKAILFAPLKPLSARKGSRHSAESVIARLRGPLMGIPGAIVVPFLPPPIPGVGRFGGFQFEVQDQSGGSVEKLAAATQDLVSRGNRDPALRGLFTDFTSSDPQLVVTIDREKAKVAGVELSQITSALQVYMGSVYVNDFDFNNRAYRVTVQADRRFRSQPRDIRAYEVRSASGKMIPLESLITMKESTAPQVISHFDLFRSAEINGSPAPGYSSGQALAEMEALARRVLPAGIGYAWSGLSLEELESGGKSLILFGLGILFVYLTLAAQYESFMLPFIILLAVPLAILGALLAQAVRGLQNDVYCQIGLVMLIGLASKNAILIVEFAEQLRAKGMTIAEAAIEAARIRLRPILMTSFAFILGVLPLVFATGAGRASRHSIGTTVFGGMIFATTLNLLFIPILYVMVETFRERKRKPVPASPPVPSPSAPPAGA